A region of Elusimicrobiota bacterium DNA encodes the following proteins:
- the fusA gene encoding elongation factor G, translating into MPRQFPLAKVRNIGITAHIDAGKTTTTERVLYYAGRIHKIGEVHDGNTTMDWMEQERERGITITSAATYCRWRDCQINIIDTPGHIDFTAEVNRSLRVLDGAVVLLDGSQGVEPQSETNWRLADQYHVPRMIFANKMDKVGADFYDCVKSVHDKLGVQGVPIQLPIGAEGSFKGIVDLVEMNAHVWDGEELGAKFEITEIPADLKEKAVQFREGLIEALADHDDVFAAAFLDGKEISKEEIKRVLRKATMTGKFFPMMCGSSFKNKGVQPMLDAVCDYLPSPLDVRPTIGHEPNSEKELVREPKDDAPFAALAFKIQSDPHVGKVTYFRVYSGMIKSGSYVFNANTGNRERLGRILRMHANKREEIDEIYAGEIAAGVGLKSVITGQTLCDEEAPIILESMKFPEPVISVAIEPKSKADEEKMGIALNRLAEEDPTFRVRTDTETNQTIIAGMGELHLDILVDRMKREFNVQANVGQPQVAYRETFRKKVESEGKYIKQTGGRGQYGHVWLELEPLPPASGFEFVDKIKGGRVPREYIPAVEKGLRESLESGPLAGYPMVDFRATLTDGSFHEVDSNEMAFKIAASLALKDGVRRASPVLMEPIMRIDVTTPKDYLGDVMGDLMRRRGKIESQENKGNVTIIHGHVPLKEMFGYATTLRSLSQGRASYSMEPSHYEEAPRNIQEEIVQKFQGAVAAGR; encoded by the coding sequence ATGCCCAGGCAATTTCCGTTAGCGAAAGTTCGCAACATCGGGATTACGGCCCATATCGACGCGGGGAAGACCACCACGACCGAGCGGGTCCTCTATTACGCGGGCCGGATCCACAAAATCGGCGAAGTCCATGACGGCAACACCACCATGGATTGGATGGAACAGGAGCGCGAGCGCGGGATCACGATCACCTCGGCCGCCACCTATTGCCGCTGGCGCGACTGCCAAATCAACATTATCGATACTCCGGGCCACATCGATTTTACGGCGGAAGTGAACCGCTCTCTCCGGGTTTTGGACGGCGCGGTGGTTCTTTTGGACGGGTCCCAAGGGGTGGAACCCCAGTCGGAAACCAATTGGCGGTTGGCGGACCAATACCATGTGCCCCGCATGATTTTCGCCAACAAGATGGACAAAGTGGGCGCGGACTTTTATGACTGCGTGAAATCCGTTCACGACAAATTGGGGGTTCAAGGCGTTCCGATCCAGCTCCCCATCGGGGCTGAAGGCTCCTTCAAAGGCATCGTGGATTTAGTGGAAATGAACGCCCATGTGTGGGACGGCGAAGAGTTGGGCGCTAAGTTCGAAATCACCGAGATCCCGGCCGACCTGAAAGAGAAGGCGGTTCAGTTCCGGGAAGGCCTGATCGAGGCCTTGGCCGACCACGACGACGTTTTTGCCGCCGCCTTTTTGGACGGGAAAGAAATTTCCAAAGAAGAGATTAAGCGCGTGCTCCGTAAAGCCACCATGACCGGAAAATTTTTCCCCATGATGTGCGGTTCGTCCTTCAAGAACAAGGGCGTGCAACCCATGCTGGACGCGGTGTGCGATTACCTGCCGTCGCCTTTGGACGTCCGGCCCACCATCGGCCACGAACCCAACAGCGAAAAAGAGCTGGTCCGGGAACCCAAAGACGACGCGCCCTTCGCCGCCTTGGCGTTCAAAATCCAAAGCGACCCCCACGTGGGCAAGGTCACTTATTTCCGCGTGTATTCCGGAATGATCAAGTCCGGGTCCTACGTGTTCAACGCCAACACGGGCAACCGGGAACGGCTGGGCCGCATTCTTCGCATGCACGCGAACAAGCGGGAAGAAATCGACGAAATTTACGCGGGCGAGATCGCCGCGGGCGTGGGATTGAAATCCGTGATCACGGGCCAAACGCTCTGCGACGAAGAAGCGCCGATCATTTTGGAGTCCATGAAGTTCCCGGAACCCGTCATCTCGGTGGCCATCGAACCGAAATCCAAGGCCGACGAAGAAAAGATGGGCATCGCCTTGAACCGGTTGGCGGAAGAAGATCCGACGTTCCGGGTTCGGACCGACACGGAAACGAACCAAACCATCATCGCGGGCATGGGCGAATTGCACCTGGATATTTTGGTGGACCGCATGAAGCGGGAATTCAACGTTCAAGCGAACGTGGGCCAGCCCCAAGTGGCCTACCGCGAAACGTTCCGCAAGAAGGTCGAATCCGAAGGAAAATATATTAAGCAAACCGGCGGACGGGGCCAATACGGACACGTTTGGCTGGAGTTGGAACCTCTACCGCCGGCCTCCGGGTTCGAGTTCGTCGACAAGATCAAGGGCGGACGCGTTCCCCGGGAATACATCCCCGCCGTGGAAAAAGGGTTGCGGGAGTCTTTGGAATCCGGGCCGCTGGCGGGCTATCCCATGGTGGATTTCCGCGCCACGCTCACGGACGGAAGTTTCCACGAGGTGGACTCCAACGAAATGGCGTTTAAGATCGCCGCGTCCTTGGCGCTCAAAGACGGCGTGCGCCGCGCGAGCCCGGTCTTGATGGAACCCATCATGCGGATCGACGTGACGACCCCGAAAGACTATCTGGGCGACGTGATGGGCGACTTGATGCGCCGCCGCGGAAAGATTGAAAGTCAGGAAAACAAAGGCAACGTGACCATCATTCACGGCCACGTTCCCCTGAAGGAAATGTTTGGATACGCCACGACGCTTCGTTCCCTTTCCCAGGGCCGGGCCAGCTACAGCATGGAGCCCAGCCACTACGAAGAAGCGCCGCGCAATATTCAAGAAGAGATCGTACAGAAGTTCCAGGGCGCAGTGGCCGCCGGCCGCTGA
- the rpsJ gene encoding 30S ribosomal protein S10, translating to MTTAASIPQQKIRIRLRAYDHRMLDDSLAKIVETAQRTGATLAGPVLLPTQIKRYTVNRSVHTDKKSREQFEMRIHKRLIDILEPTAKTVEEMMKLDLPAGVDVEIKL from the coding sequence GTGACCACCGCCGCCTCCATCCCGCAACAGAAGATTCGCATCCGGCTTCGGGCCTACGACCATCGGATGTTGGACGATTCTCTGGCGAAAATTGTTGAAACCGCCCAGCGCACGGGCGCGACCTTGGCGGGGCCGGTGCTGTTGCCGACTCAGATCAAACGCTATACCGTCAACCGCTCCGTGCACACCGACAAGAAGTCTCGGGAGCAGTTCGAGATGCGCATCCACAAGCGTCTCATCGATATCCTGGAACCGACGGCCAAGACGGTGGAGGAAATGATGAAGTTGGATCTCCCGGCCGGCGTGGATGTGGAAATTAAACTTTAG
- a CDS encoding 30S ribosomal protein S12, giving the protein MPTTSQLVRNGREPMVYKTKAPALRSSPQRRGVCTRVYTTTPKKPNSALRKVARVKLSTGMEVSAYIPGVGHNLQEHSIVLVRGGKVKDLPGVRYHIVRGPLDATGVTDRKQGRSKYGAKRPKAADKK; this is encoded by the coding sequence ATGCCCACAACAAGCCAATTGGTGCGAAACGGCCGCGAGCCGATGGTTTATAAAACGAAAGCGCCGGCGTTGCGCTCTTCGCCCCAACGCCGAGGCGTCTGCACCCGCGTTTATACCACGACGCCGAAAAAGCCGAACTCGGCTTTGCGGAAAGTCGCGCGCGTGAAATTGTCCACCGGAATGGAAGTCAGCGCTTACATTCCTGGGGTCGGCCACAACCTTCAAGAACACTCCATCGTCCTAGTGCGGGGCGGGAAAGTGAAAGATTTGCCCGGAGTTCGCTACCACATCGTGCGCGGCCCGCTGGACGCCACCGGGGTCACGGATCGAAAGCAGGGGCGCTCTAAATACGGCGCCAAGCGGCCAAAAGCCGCGGACAAAAAATAG
- the rplC gene encoding 50S ribosomal protein L3, producing the protein MSETTQEANTTETAPAPGRKPTPALKMILARKLGMTRVFNPKGEIVPVTVLEAGPCPVVQVKTLVPHGYTAIQVGFGFAKAKNFGKAEAGHFAKAGVAPTRWLEEFRVSVIEGFEPGMEIRVDQFAAGDVVDVAGVNKGKGFAGAVKRHRFKGGPQTHGQSDRWRAPGSSGRERVWPGKRGPGHMGSEPSTVQRLKVVGVDLEKNLMLIKGAVPGPIGSHIRVYKTTRPKRASKGAPVVAKKSVKAPAKTAPAKK; encoded by the coding sequence ATGTCTGAAACAACGCAAGAAGCCAATACGACCGAAACAGCGCCCGCCCCCGGGCGGAAGCCGACGCCTGCGCTCAAGATGATTCTGGCCAGGAAGCTGGGGATGACCCGGGTTTTCAACCCCAAAGGGGAGATCGTTCCGGTGACGGTCCTTGAAGCGGGGCCCTGCCCCGTGGTTCAAGTAAAAACGCTAGTGCCCCACGGCTACACGGCGATTCAAGTCGGTTTTGGTTTCGCTAAAGCCAAAAATTTCGGAAAAGCGGAGGCCGGCCATTTCGCCAAAGCGGGTGTGGCGCCGACCCGCTGGTTGGAAGAGTTCCGCGTGTCTGTCATCGAAGGGTTCGAGCCCGGGATGGAAATTCGGGTGGACCAGTTCGCCGCGGGCGATGTGGTGGACGTGGCCGGCGTGAACAAAGGGAAAGGATTTGCCGGCGCCGTCAAACGGCACCGCTTCAAGGGCGGTCCCCAGACGCACGGACAGTCCGATCGCTGGCGCGCGCCGGGGTCCAGCGGCCGTGAACGAGTATGGCCCGGAAAACGGGGCCCCGGCCACATGGGGTCCGAACCCAGCACCGTCCAACGCTTGAAAGTGGTGGGCGTGGACTTGGAAAAAAATTTGATGCTCATTAAAGGCGCGGTTCCGGGGCCCATCGGGTCTCATATTCGGGTCTACAAGACCACGCGCCCAAAACGGGCGAGCAAAGGCGCCCCCGTGGTCGCCAAGAAATCGGTCAAGGCCCCAGCCAAGACCGCGCCGGCTAAAAAGTAA
- the rpsG gene encoding 30S ribosomal protein S7 yields the protein MPRKALKPREKRGIPDPDFKFGSVLAARFLGRINFMGKKITAEKIFYGAMEQIQKKSGEDSMTVFNRAIENARPLLEVRPRRVGGATYQVPNEVRPERGQTIAFKWILQVARGKAGKPMATRLAEEILLCAKKEGPVMKKREDSHKMAEANQAFAHYRW from the coding sequence ATGCCTCGTAAAGCTCTTAAACCCCGCGAAAAACGCGGAATTCCGGACCCGGATTTCAAGTTCGGATCCGTCCTCGCCGCCCGTTTCCTCGGACGGATCAACTTCATGGGGAAGAAGATCACCGCGGAAAAAATTTTTTACGGGGCCATGGAACAGATCCAAAAGAAAAGCGGTGAAGATTCCATGACGGTTTTCAACCGGGCCATCGAAAACGCGCGCCCCCTGCTGGAGGTTCGCCCTCGGCGAGTGGGCGGAGCCACCTACCAGGTGCCCAACGAAGTTCGTCCGGAACGGGGTCAGACCATCGCCTTCAAATGGATTTTGCAGGTCGCGCGGGGAAAAGCCGGAAAGCCCATGGCCACCCGGTTAGCGGAAGAAATTCTGCTTTGCGCCAAAAAAGAAGGGCCCGTCATGAAAAAGCGGGAAGATTCCCATAAGATGGCCGAAGCCAACCAAGCCTTCGCCCACTACCGCTGGTAA